In Aquipuribacter nitratireducens, one genomic interval encodes:
- a CDS encoding ABC-F family ATP-binding cassette domain-containing protein, producing MANLVNCTGVHVALPDRVLLDDVSLGVDDGDRVGVVGRNGGGKSTLLRVLAGRLEPDAGRVAVRSGTHVGMLDQRDAPSGATVAETVLGDLAAHEWAGDARVRDVVGGLLGDLEGNGVGGLDAATDALSGGQLRRVALARVLVADPDVLLLDEPTNHLDVDGVAWLADHLRARSATGRGALVVVTHDRWFLDAVVERTWEVHDGEVDAYEGGYAAWVLARAERQRVAAVTQERRQNLVRKELAWLRRGAPARTSKPKFRLDAAAALIDDEPPPRDSVALQRLAAARLGKDVIDLEDVRVEHPRGGPPLLQHVTWRLAPGERYGVVGANGAGKTTLLRLLTGEQAPDAGRVKRGKTVEVAVLSQDLHELDVVAHRRAVEAVADVAQSTVVAGKEMTASQLVEQLGFPRERQWTPVAELSGGERRRLQLLRLLLERPNVLLLDEPTNDLDTDSLAAMEDVLDSFAGTLVVVSHDRYLLERLSDRQVGLLGDGTFRDLPRGVEEYLERRAAPGQAPVTPAGASSAASSAAPGLSAADLRTARKDLTRLERRLERLTAQEEALHTDLVAHATDPDRVLELDARLRAVEAERAQVEAEWLTVAEAVEG from the coding sequence ATGGCCAACCTCGTCAACTGCACCGGCGTCCACGTCGCCCTGCCCGACCGCGTCCTCCTCGACGACGTGTCCCTCGGGGTCGACGACGGCGACCGGGTCGGCGTCGTCGGCCGCAACGGCGGAGGCAAGTCCACGCTGCTGCGGGTCCTCGCCGGGCGCCTCGAGCCCGACGCCGGCCGGGTCGCGGTCCGCAGCGGCACGCACGTCGGCATGCTCGACCAGCGTGACGCACCCTCCGGGGCCACGGTCGCCGAGACGGTCCTCGGGGACCTCGCGGCGCACGAGTGGGCCGGCGACGCCCGCGTCCGGGACGTCGTCGGCGGGCTGCTCGGGGACCTCGAGGGCAACGGCGTCGGCGGGCTCGACGCCGCGACCGACGCGCTCTCCGGCGGGCAGCTGCGCCGGGTCGCCCTCGCCCGCGTGCTCGTCGCCGACCCCGACGTGCTCCTCCTCGACGAGCCCACCAACCACCTCGACGTCGACGGCGTCGCGTGGCTCGCCGACCACCTGCGAGCCCGGTCGGCGACCGGGCGCGGCGCGCTCGTCGTCGTCACCCACGACCGGTGGTTCCTCGACGCCGTCGTCGAGCGGACGTGGGAGGTCCACGACGGCGAGGTGGACGCCTACGAGGGCGGCTACGCGGCGTGGGTGCTCGCGCGCGCCGAGCGGCAGCGCGTCGCCGCCGTCACCCAGGAGCGGCGGCAGAACCTCGTCCGCAAGGAGCTCGCGTGGCTGCGCCGCGGGGCGCCGGCGCGCACGAGCAAGCCGAAGTTCCGCCTCGACGCCGCCGCCGCCCTCATCGACGACGAGCCCCCGCCGCGCGACAGCGTCGCGCTGCAGCGGCTCGCGGCCGCGCGGCTCGGGAAGGACGTCATCGACCTCGAGGACGTCCGCGTCGAGCACCCGCGCGGCGGCCCGCCCCTGCTGCAGCACGTGACGTGGCGGCTCGCGCCGGGGGAGCGCTACGGCGTCGTCGGGGCCAACGGTGCCGGCAAGACGACCCTCCTGCGGCTGCTCACCGGCGAGCAGGCGCCCGACGCGGGGCGGGTGAAGCGCGGGAAGACCGTCGAGGTCGCGGTGCTGAGCCAGGACCTCCACGAGCTCGACGTCGTCGCGCACCGCCGCGCCGTCGAGGCCGTCGCCGACGTCGCGCAGAGCACCGTCGTCGCGGGCAAGGAGATGACCGCGAGCCAGCTCGTCGAGCAGCTCGGCTTCCCGCGCGAGCGGCAGTGGACGCCGGTCGCGGAGCTGTCCGGCGGGGAACGGCGCCGCCTGCAGCTGCTCCGGCTCCTGCTCGAGCGGCCGAACGTCCTGCTGCTCGACGAGCCGACGAACGACCTCGACACCGACTCCCTCGCCGCCATGGAGGACGTCCTCGACTCCTTCGCGGGCACCCTCGTCGTCGTCAGCCACGACCGGTACCTCCTCGAGCGGCTGTCGGACCGGCAGGTCGGCCTGCTGGGCGACGGCACGTTCCGGGACCTGCCGCGCGGCGTCGAGGAGTACCTCGAGCGACGCGCCGCACCGGGCCAGGCTCCTGTGACGCCGGCGGGCGCGTCGTCGGCTGCGTCGTCGGCTGCGCCCGGGCTGTCGGCGGCGGACCTGCGCACCGCCCGCAAGGACCTCACCCGGCTGGAGCGTCGCCTCGAGCGGCTCACCGCCCAGGAGGAGGCGCTGCACACCGACCTCGTCGCCCACGCCACCGACCCGGACCGGGTCCTCGAGCTCGACGCCCGGCTGCGCGCCGTCGAGGCCGAACGCGCTCAGGTCGAGGCGGAGTGGCTGACGGTCGCGGAGGCGGTCGAGGGCTGA
- the rsmA gene encoding 16S rRNA (adenine(1518)-N(6)/adenine(1519)-N(6))-dimethyltransferase RsmA yields the protein MGLGAVDVRALAERLGVAPTKSKGQNFVVDPGTVTRIVRLAGVGPGDTVLEVGPGLGSLTVPLLSSGARVVAVELDDRLADALPATVAAHVPGAADRLEVVRGDATRLADLTLPAAPDHLVANLPYNVAVPILLGALDALPSLRSGVVMVQSEVADRLCAAPGGRVYGVPSVKLAWYAAARRVGSVAPTVFWPVPRVDSGLVGFVRHAPPVEAETREDVVRERVFMVVDAAFSQRRKTLRQSLARLAGSAAAAEAALRAAGVDPAARAETLDVASFAAVATALAAVPGTPTG from the coding sequence GTGGGGCTCGGGGCCGTCGACGTGCGCGCTCTCGCCGAACGCCTCGGCGTCGCCCCGACGAAGAGCAAGGGCCAGAACTTCGTCGTCGACCCCGGCACGGTCACCCGCATCGTCCGCCTCGCCGGGGTGGGCCCCGGCGACACGGTCCTCGAGGTCGGGCCCGGGCTGGGCTCGCTCACCGTGCCGCTGCTGTCGAGCGGCGCGCGCGTGGTCGCCGTCGAGCTCGACGACCGGCTCGCCGACGCCCTCCCGGCCACGGTCGCCGCCCACGTCCCCGGGGCCGCCGACCGGCTCGAGGTGGTCCGCGGCGACGCCACCCGCCTCGCCGACCTCACGCTCCCGGCGGCCCCCGACCACCTCGTCGCGAACCTGCCGTACAACGTCGCCGTCCCCATCCTGCTCGGCGCGCTGGACGCGCTTCCGTCGCTGCGCAGCGGGGTCGTCATGGTGCAGTCGGAGGTCGCCGACCGGCTGTGCGCCGCGCCCGGCGGCCGCGTGTACGGCGTGCCGTCGGTGAAGCTCGCGTGGTACGCCGCCGCGCGCCGGGTCGGCTCCGTCGCGCCGACGGTCTTCTGGCCGGTGCCGCGGGTCGACTCCGGGCTCGTCGGGTTCGTCCGCCACGCCCCGCCGGTCGAGGCGGAGACGCGCGAGGACGTGGTCCGCGAGCGGGTCTTCATGGTCGTAGACGCCGCGTTCTCGCAGCGACGCAAGACGCTGCGGCAGAGCCTCGCCCGGCTCGCGGGCTCCGCCGCCGCGGCCGAGGCCGCCCTGCGGGCGGCCGGCGTCGACCCCGCCGCCCGGGCGGAGACCCTCGACGTCGCCTCGTTCGCCGCCGTCGCGACCGCGCTCGCCGCCGTGCCGGGCACCCCGACCGGCTGA
- a CDS encoding type II toxin-antitoxin system VapC family toxin, protein MTLVVDASVVLAALLDEGETGAWAAGVLRGEAVVPDVMLVEVTRALRRAVLDGSVTDAAGSALVATAWTIPASVVPFATLAPRVWELRRTVSVADAAYVAVAERLGVPLATADRRLARASGPRCEFLVPPGS, encoded by the coding sequence GTGACGCTCGTCGTCGACGCCTCCGTCGTCCTCGCCGCCCTGCTCGACGAGGGCGAGACCGGCGCCTGGGCCGCCGGGGTGCTCCGAGGTGAGGCGGTTGTGCCAGACGTCATGCTCGTCGAGGTGACCCGCGCCCTGCGGCGGGCGGTCCTCGACGGGTCCGTCACCGACGCCGCAGGCTCGGCACTCGTCGCGACGGCGTGGACGATCCCCGCCTCGGTCGTGCCGTTCGCCACGCTCGCTCCCCGGGTGTGGGAACTCCGCCGCACCGTCTCGGTGGCCGACGCCGCGTACGTCGCCGTCGCGGAGCGGCTCGGGGTGCCGCTCGCCACCGCCGACCGGCGGCTCGCGCGCGCCAGCGGGCCACGGTGCGAGTTCCTCGTGCCACCTGGGTCGTAG
- a CDS encoding TatD family hydrolase, translating into MPLRPIRSRSSTTEVDGRPRDRSAPPAPEPLDVPVPDSHTHLDIADAEDRSVDDLLALAATAGVPRAVQIGCDLEAARWTRELLDAQRPGPDGTLPLLGGVAIHPNEAARLDAAGLDAALAEIESLLDHPRMRVVGETGLDHVRTGPEGRAQQEESFRRHIALAKRTGLALQVHDRDAHDDVVRVLLAEGAPDRVVFHCFSGDAALARTAAEHGWYCSFAGVLTFRNAATLREACAVLPRELLLVETDAPFLTPHPHRGRPNASYLLPHTVRAMADVRGDDLDELCAALTSTAETVFGTW; encoded by the coding sequence GTGCCGCTTCGCCCGATCCGCTCCCGCAGCTCCACCACCGAGGTCGACGGCCGCCCGCGCGACCGCAGCGCCCCGCCCGCACCCGAGCCGCTGGACGTCCCGGTGCCGGACAGCCACACGCACCTCGACATCGCCGACGCGGAGGACCGTTCCGTCGACGACCTCCTCGCCCTCGCCGCCACCGCGGGGGTCCCGCGGGCGGTCCAGATCGGGTGCGACCTCGAGGCGGCGCGGTGGACGCGGGAGCTGCTCGACGCCCAGCGGCCGGGCCCGGACGGCACCCTCCCGCTGCTCGGCGGGGTCGCGATCCACCCGAACGAGGCCGCCCGCCTCGACGCGGCCGGGCTCGACGCGGCGCTCGCGGAGATCGAGAGCCTCCTCGACCACCCGCGGATGCGCGTCGTGGGGGAGACCGGGCTCGACCACGTCCGCACCGGCCCCGAGGGCCGGGCGCAGCAGGAGGAGAGCTTCCGCCGGCACATCGCCCTCGCGAAGCGCACCGGCCTCGCCCTGCAGGTCCACGACCGCGACGCCCACGACGACGTCGTCCGGGTGCTGCTCGCCGAGGGCGCCCCCGACCGCGTCGTCTTCCACTGCTTCTCCGGCGACGCCGCCCTCGCCCGCACCGCCGCCGAGCACGGCTGGTACTGCTCGTTCGCCGGCGTCCTCACCTTCCGCAACGCCGCCACGCTGCGCGAGGCGTGCGCCGTCCTGCCGCGCGAGCTGCTCCTCGTCGAGACCGACGCGCCGTTCCTCACCCCCCACCCGCACCGCGGTCGACCGAACGCGTCCTACCTGCTCCCGCACACCGTCCGCGCGATGGCCGACGTACGCGGCGACGACCTCGACGAGCTGTGCGCCGCCCTCACCTCGACCGCCGAGACGGTCTTCGGGACCTGGTAG
- a CDS encoding helix-turn-helix transcriptional regulator → MGERPLRVVGREEQLAVVADVVDAARSGRAGLVRVTGQPGVGKSTFLRLVEDGAPDLRSLRVRGLPSEQVVAHAALHGLLRPVSALLARVPESQRAALAAALGWGPPAASDAFLVGAATLTLLGAAAEEQPVLLLVDDAQWLDDESAAAVRFAAERALEDRLAVVMAGRPGWDDQWRGVGGATLRLEGLSVEQAAAALPADTAPGVVERLVAAGGGNPLALHDVVASLSDEQRQGLSPLPDPLPIGADLAAGYGAAFDRLPAGPRLAAVLLALAEGDVPAVVRCLDAFRLDADAVLAACEDADVLTGGPQWAFRHPLVREAVLARAGASERRTAHAALAEAVDVAAAGGAVRRAWHLGRATVLPSEPVAAALADAAEELGRRRGHASAAATWEQAAALTPDPAVAARRTAAAVEAAFAAGDSAAVARLAGKALGGAADEATAGRVLLTLGTLEELHGSVPRAADLLDRAAERARGRDRAWALTALALVRFRLDDLDAPRRCAARLAECADGDDPVEGHLLRFLRGFAAALAGDVVESHGLLSRVLAERNEPALADDPRHFGVVGYTASLLGMVPEVLPEAERRIADARRRGAAGVLVPMLALTAAAHAQTGDHRRAYAYAGEAVELATRLGFAPGVHVAVEMLAWQAASRGLHDAARDALTRARELSDRAGTSAVAANQALVAAYCALCRDEPGEAVALLEARLEVDGGVGPLGEPLGVAPMLVEAYLVLGRTREARDLALRLDAATPHPRTPAREADVARTLAQFDIATGADPCAHLDAAEDGWLRAQAPFEVARTRLLRGQWLRRQGRRREARIPLERAVHRLGALDLTLWLRRAERELAATGATRERRDGGTREPLTAQETQVALHVATGLTNREVAAAMFLSVKTVEYHLGNVFRKRGYRTRAELAGRFEADGTLDAGLGP, encoded by the coding sequence GTGGGTGAGCGCCCGCTGCGGGTCGTGGGCCGCGAGGAGCAGCTGGCGGTGGTCGCGGACGTCGTCGACGCCGCCCGCTCGGGCCGCGCCGGGCTCGTGCGGGTGACCGGACAGCCCGGCGTCGGCAAGAGCACGTTCTTGCGGCTGGTCGAGGACGGCGCCCCCGACCTCCGCAGCCTGCGGGTCCGCGGGCTCCCGAGCGAGCAGGTGGTGGCCCACGCCGCGCTGCACGGACTGCTCCGGCCCGTGTCCGCTCTCCTGGCTCGCGTGCCGGAGTCGCAGCGGGCGGCGCTGGCCGCTGCGCTCGGCTGGGGTCCGCCTGCGGCGTCCGACGCGTTCCTCGTCGGGGCGGCGACCCTCACGCTGCTGGGCGCCGCTGCGGAGGAGCAGCCCGTGCTGCTGCTGGTCGACGACGCGCAGTGGCTCGACGACGAGTCGGCCGCCGCCGTCCGCTTCGCCGCCGAGCGGGCGCTGGAGGACCGCCTGGCTGTCGTCATGGCCGGACGGCCCGGCTGGGACGACCAGTGGCGCGGCGTCGGCGGTGCCACCCTCCGGCTCGAGGGGTTGTCCGTCGAGCAGGCCGCGGCGGCCCTGCCGGCCGACACGGCTCCCGGCGTCGTCGAGCGCCTCGTCGCCGCTGGTGGCGGCAACCCGCTCGCACTGCACGACGTCGTCGCGTCGCTCAGCGACGAGCAGCGTCAGGGCCTGTCGCCGCTGCCCGACCCGTTGCCGATCGGCGCCGACCTCGCGGCCGGCTACGGGGCCGCCTTCGACCGGCTCCCGGCCGGACCCCGTCTCGCCGCCGTCCTGCTCGCCCTCGCGGAGGGCGACGTTCCGGCGGTCGTCCGGTGCCTCGACGCGTTCCGTCTCGACGCCGACGCGGTCCTCGCCGCCTGCGAGGACGCCGACGTGCTCACGGGCGGTCCGCAGTGGGCCTTCCGGCATCCCCTGGTGCGTGAGGCCGTGCTCGCGCGCGCCGGCGCCTCGGAGCGCCGAACGGCACACGCGGCGCTCGCCGAGGCCGTCGACGTCGCCGCCGCGGGAGGCGCAGTCCGGCGGGCCTGGCACCTCGGCCGCGCCACGGTCCTGCCGTCCGAGCCCGTCGCGGCCGCCCTCGCCGACGCCGCGGAGGAGCTCGGACGACGCCGCGGCCACGCCTCCGCTGCCGCGACGTGGGAGCAGGCGGCCGCGCTGACGCCTGACCCGGCGGTCGCCGCCCGTCGTACGGCCGCGGCGGTCGAGGCCGCCTTCGCGGCCGGGGACTCGGCCGCGGTGGCACGTCTCGCAGGCAAGGCGCTCGGTGGTGCCGCGGACGAGGCGACGGCGGGACGCGTCCTGCTCACCCTCGGCACCCTCGAGGAGCTGCACGGGTCCGTGCCGCGGGCGGCCGACCTCCTCGACCGCGCGGCCGAGCGCGCGCGCGGGCGCGACAGGGCGTGGGCGCTGACGGCGCTCGCGCTCGTCCGGTTCCGGCTCGACGACTTGGACGCGCCGCGACGCTGCGCCGCTCGCCTGGCGGAGTGCGCCGACGGTGACGACCCGGTCGAGGGGCACCTGCTCCGCTTCCTCCGCGGCTTCGCGGCCGCGCTGGCGGGCGACGTCGTCGAGAGCCACGGGCTGCTATCGCGCGTGCTGGCAGAGCGGAACGAGCCAGCCCTCGCAGACGACCCACGACACTTCGGCGTCGTCGGGTACACGGCGAGCCTGCTCGGGATGGTGCCGGAGGTCCTGCCCGAGGCGGAACGACGCATCGCCGACGCGCGCAGGCGCGGTGCCGCGGGCGTGCTCGTGCCGATGCTCGCACTGACTGCAGCCGCCCACGCCCAGACCGGTGACCACCGGCGCGCGTACGCCTACGCCGGGGAGGCGGTCGAGCTCGCGACCCGGCTCGGCTTCGCGCCCGGCGTCCACGTGGCCGTGGAGATGCTGGCGTGGCAGGCAGCCAGTCGCGGCCTGCACGACGCCGCGCGGGATGCCCTGACGAGGGCCCGCGAGCTGTCCGACCGAGCGGGCACCAGCGCCGTGGCGGCCAACCAGGCGCTGGTCGCGGCGTACTGCGCGCTGTGTCGGGACGAGCCCGGTGAGGCGGTGGCCCTGCTCGAGGCGCGCCTCGAGGTCGACGGCGGCGTGGGTCCGCTCGGCGAGCCGCTCGGCGTCGCACCGATGCTCGTCGAGGCGTATCTCGTGCTCGGGCGCACACGGGAGGCGCGGGACCTCGCCCTGCGCCTCGATGCCGCCACCCCGCACCCCCGGACGCCCGCGCGGGAGGCCGACGTCGCGCGCACGCTGGCCCAGTTCGACATCGCGACCGGCGCGGACCCCTGCGCGCACCTCGACGCCGCCGAGGACGGGTGGCTGCGCGCGCAGGCGCCGTTCGAGGTCGCCCGGACCCGCCTGCTGCGCGGGCAGTGGCTGCGACGGCAGGGCCGCCGTCGGGAGGCACGGATCCCGCTCGAACGGGCGGTGCACCGACTCGGGGCGCTCGACCTGACGCTGTGGCTGCGGCGCGCGGAGCGCGAGCTCGCCGCCACGGGAGCGACGCGCGAGCGACGGGACGGTGGGACGCGTGAGCCGCTCACGGCTCAGGAGACCCAGGTCGCGCTGCACGTGGCGACGGGCCTCACCAACCGCGAGGTCGCGGCCGCCATGTTCCTCAGCGTCAAGACCGTCGAGTACCACCTCGGCAACGTGTTCCGGAAGCGGGGCTACCGGACCCGCGCCGAGCTGGCCGGCCGGTTCGAGGCGGACGGCACGCTCGACGCAGGTCTCGGGCCGTGA
- a CDS encoding ubiquitin-like domain-containing protein, with protein sequence MTFSSLPSRLAGRVRPVIGVVTRRSRVVAAAQAAVLTLLVAGVAGWSVLDRTVTLSVDGEAQQVRILGSEVSDVLDAAGVEVGSRDLVSPAVDETVADGDEVVVRYARQLTVADPTGEERTYWTTELTVEDALAAVGLRHGDAWLSASRSAGIGREGLSLTMSMPKNLTVVADGETLEVVSPAPTVQDLLQEVGVTVRAQDRMDAEPTDVLVEGQVVTVNRVTVHDEDESVVIEAGSRTVEDDDLYEGESEVREEGRDGTEVVTYRITTVDGEVESKKEVARVVETEAVDRVVAKGTKERPAPEPVRASSSGSSGGSSSGGSSGGSGGSSGGTPPAPSSGSVDSLNWAALAQCESGGNPSIVSSNGLYHGLYQFDRGTWQSVGGSGVASDAPASEQTARAKMLYASRGASPWPHCGSRLFS encoded by the coding sequence TTGACCTTCAGCTCCCTTCCCTCGCGCCTCGCCGGCCGTGTCCGGCCCGTCATCGGCGTCGTCACGCGCCGCTCGCGCGTCGTCGCCGCGGCCCAGGCCGCCGTCCTCACCCTCCTCGTCGCCGGGGTCGCCGGCTGGTCGGTCCTCGACCGCACCGTCACCCTGTCGGTCGACGGCGAGGCCCAGCAGGTCCGCATCCTCGGCAGCGAGGTGTCCGACGTGCTCGACGCCGCCGGCGTCGAGGTCGGCTCCCGGGACCTCGTCTCGCCCGCCGTCGACGAGACCGTCGCCGACGGCGACGAGGTCGTCGTCCGCTACGCCCGTCAGCTCACCGTCGCCGACCCGACCGGTGAGGAGCGCACGTACTGGACGACCGAGCTCACCGTCGAGGACGCCCTCGCCGCCGTGGGGCTCCGCCACGGCGACGCGTGGCTGTCGGCGTCCCGCTCCGCCGGCATCGGCCGCGAGGGCCTCTCCCTCACGATGAGCATGCCGAAGAACCTCACGGTCGTCGCCGACGGCGAGACCCTCGAGGTCGTCTCGCCCGCCCCGACCGTCCAGGACCTCCTCCAGGAGGTCGGCGTGACCGTCCGCGCGCAGGACCGCATGGACGCCGAGCCGACCGACGTGCTCGTCGAGGGCCAGGTCGTCACCGTCAACCGCGTGACCGTCCACGACGAGGACGAGTCCGTCGTCATCGAGGCGGGCAGCCGCACCGTCGAGGACGACGACCTCTACGAGGGCGAGTCCGAGGTCCGCGAGGAGGGCCGCGACGGCACCGAGGTCGTGACGTACCGCATCACGACGGTCGACGGCGAGGTCGAGTCGAAGAAGGAGGTCGCGCGCGTCGTCGAGACCGAGGCCGTCGACCGCGTCGTCGCGAAGGGCACGAAGGAGCGTCCGGCACCCGAGCCGGTCCGCGCCAGCAGCAGCGGGTCCTCCGGCGGGTCCTCGTCCGGCGGCTCGTCCGGTGGTTCCGGCGGCTCCTCCGGCGGGACGCCGCCCGCGCCGTCCTCCGGCAGCGTCGACTCCCTCAACTGGGCGGCGCTCGCGCAGTGCGAGTCCGGCGGCAACCCGTCGATCGTGTCGAGCAACGGGCTGTACCACGGCCTCTACCAGTTCGACCGCGGCACGTGGCAGTCGGTCGGTGGGTCCGGTGTGGCCTCCGACGCCCCGGCATCGGAGCAGACGGCCCGCGCCAAGATGCTGTACGCGTCCCGCGGCGCTTCGCCGTGGCCGCACTGCGGCTCCCGGCTGTTCAGCTGA
- a CDS encoding alpha-hydroxy acid oxidase: MLPLLVEHVAAARERLPEAVFRYFAGGSGDELSLGEAADAWRSYRLLPHVLRDVRRVDLTTRLLGEVYVSPVGVAPSGFQGLAHPDGELASGGAAGAAGHPFVLSTRSSHRLEAVAAAVGGPWWFQVYVMRDRSLTEALVRRAAAAGARALVLTGDTPVVGRKRHLTGTRIDLPDDAFLVNLAEHMGERPDRAAAEQDPGVTLEYVGRLAEVSGLPVLVKGVLRADDALACLDAGAAGVVVSTHGGRQLDRALPSALALPAVARAVGERGTVLVDGGIGDGLDCLVALALGADAVLLGRPVVWALAAGGREAVGGALAAVHDDLAHAMALAGAASLGAVDDSLVARPHG; encoded by the coding sequence ATGCTGCCGCTGCTGGTCGAGCACGTCGCCGCAGCGCGGGAGCGCCTGCCGGAGGCGGTGTTCCGCTACTTCGCGGGCGGGTCGGGCGACGAGCTGTCCCTCGGTGAGGCCGCGGACGCGTGGCGCTCCTACCGGCTGCTGCCGCACGTGCTGCGCGACGTCCGCCGTGTCGACCTCACGACCCGGCTGCTCGGTGAGGTCTACGTCTCGCCCGTCGGTGTGGCGCCCTCGGGGTTCCAGGGGCTCGCGCACCCCGACGGCGAGCTCGCGAGCGGCGGGGCCGCAGGGGCGGCCGGGCACCCCTTCGTGCTGTCGACCCGGTCGTCGCACCGCCTCGAGGCCGTCGCGGCCGCGGTGGGCGGGCCGTGGTGGTTCCAGGTGTACGTCATGCGGGACCGCTCCCTCACCGAGGCGCTCGTCCGGCGGGCGGCTGCGGCGGGCGCCCGCGCTCTCGTCCTCACCGGCGACACCCCCGTCGTCGGGCGGAAGCGGCACCTCACGGGCACGCGCATCGACCTGCCGGACGACGCGTTCCTCGTCAACCTCGCCGAGCACATGGGCGAGCGACCGGACCGTGCCGCCGCTGAGCAGGACCCAGGTGTCACGCTCGAGTACGTCGGGCGACTCGCCGAGGTGAGCGGCCTCCCGGTGCTCGTCAAGGGGGTGCTGCGGGCCGACGACGCCCTCGCGTGCCTCGACGCGGGGGCCGCCGGCGTCGTCGTGTCGACGCACGGCGGCCGCCAGCTCGACCGCGCCCTGCCGAGCGCGCTCGCGCTGCCGGCGGTGGCCCGGGCGGTGGGCGAGCGGGGGACTGTCCTCGTCGACGGCGGGATCGGTGACGGCCTCGACTGCCTGGTCGCGCTCGCGCTCGGCGCGGACGCCGTGCTGCTGGGCCGACCCGTCGTGTGGGCGCTCGCGGCGGGCGGCCGTGAGGCCGTCGGCGGGGCGCTGGCGGCCGTGCACGACGACCTCGCGCACGCGATGGCGCTCGCGGGGGCCGCGTCCCTCGGTGCGGTCGACGACTCGCTGGTGGCCCGTCCTCACGGCTGA
- a CDS encoding 4-(cytidine 5'-diphospho)-2-C-methyl-D-erythritol kinase, whose translation MTVRAPAKVNLHLAVGAPEDDGYHPLATVFQAVGLFDEVTASRAPGGTFTVEVTGTDASRVPEDHSNLAVRAARAVARTAGPDDEPGLGVHLHIRKQIPVAGGMAGGSADAAAALVACDALWGLDLPRDQLADLGAEIGADVPFLLLGGTAVGLGHGDRLTPALSRGSWSWVLLVSSQELSTPAVYGELDRLRRGRAVVEPRVSDPLMQALRSGDPAALGASLHNDLQHAAVSLLPELDHTLEYVAAAAPTGYLVSGSGPTVAVLAEDEQHAAELAVALADAPGVSRVLRASAPVPGCRVVETGVRGAV comes from the coding sequence GTGACCGTACGGGCCCCCGCGAAGGTCAACCTCCACCTCGCGGTCGGGGCGCCCGAGGACGACGGCTACCACCCGCTGGCGACGGTGTTCCAGGCCGTCGGGCTGTTCGACGAGGTGACGGCGTCGCGCGCCCCCGGCGGGACGTTCACCGTCGAGGTCACCGGCACCGACGCCTCCCGCGTGCCGGAGGACCACTCGAACCTCGCCGTGCGGGCCGCCCGGGCCGTCGCGCGCACGGCGGGCCCGGACGACGAGCCCGGCCTCGGCGTGCACCTCCACATCCGCAAGCAGATCCCCGTCGCCGGGGGCATGGCGGGCGGGTCCGCGGACGCCGCCGCCGCGCTCGTCGCGTGCGACGCGCTGTGGGGCCTCGACCTGCCGCGCGACCAGCTCGCCGACCTGGGGGCGGAGATCGGCGCAGACGTGCCGTTCCTCCTCCTCGGCGGCACGGCGGTCGGTCTCGGTCACGGCGACCGGCTGACCCCGGCGCTGTCCCGCGGCAGCTGGAGCTGGGTGCTGCTCGTGTCGTCGCAGGAGCTGTCGACCCCCGCCGTGTACGGCGAGCTCGATCGGCTGCGGCGCGGTCGGGCCGTCGTCGAGCCGCGCGTGTCCGACCCGCTCATGCAGGCGCTGCGCTCCGGGGACCCCGCGGCCCTCGGGGCGAGCCTGCACAACGACCTGCAGCACGCGGCCGTGTCGCTGCTGCCCGAGCTCGACCACACCCTCGAGTACGTCGCGGCCGCCGCACCCACCGGCTACCTCGTGAGCGGGTCGGGCCCGACCGTCGCCGTGCTCGCGGAGGACGAACAGCACGCCGCGGAGCTCGCGGTCGCGCTCGCCGACGCACCGGGCGTCAGCCGGGTCCTGCGCGCGAGCGCGCCCGTGCCGGGCTGCCGGGTCGTCGAGACCGGGGTCCGCGGGGCCGTGTGA
- a CDS encoding VOC family protein, which yields MSTAPEVRGVDHVSLTVTDLSRSEAFWCGVVGLVVVLEHEQGLVCMARRGGLTLGLVRHEPRPGDRFSHLRPGLDHLGFTVRDVTELRAWEARLVACGVPHTPVTDGGLGYHLNARDPDDIALEWYSAKEPYTTALADLRRREHSDSEIRSRAAGLVGAELVARRPEPV from the coding sequence GTGAGCACCGCCCCGGAGGTGCGGGGCGTGGACCACGTCAGCCTGACCGTCACCGATCTGTCGAGGAGCGAAGCCTTCTGGTGCGGTGTCGTCGGGCTCGTCGTGGTGCTCGAGCACGAGCAGGGTCTCGTGTGCATGGCCCGGCGCGGTGGCCTCACCCTCGGCCTCGTGCGCCACGAACCGCGACCGGGCGACCGCTTCAGCCATCTGCGGCCGGGCCTCGACCACCTTGGATTCACGGTGCGCGATGTCACGGAGCTGAGGGCGTGGGAGGCGAGGCTGGTCGCGTGCGGCGTCCCGCACACGCCGGTCACGGACGGCGGTCTCGGCTACCACCTCAACGCCCGGGACCCGGACGACATCGCCCTCGAGTGGTACTCGGCGAAGGAGCCGTACACCACGGCGCTCGCCGACCTGCGACGCCGTGAGCACAGCGACTCAGAGATCCGCTCGCGTGCGGCGGGGCTGGTGGGTGCCGAGCTGGTGGCGCGACGTCCCGAGCCCGTGTGA